TATGAGATAACGAAGAGAAACGAAGGAAAATGATCCATGTGCCTAGATAAAAATAGTCCACATACAGATAAACTTTCATTATTTTTACCTGAAGATTTTCATACGGTATGccagaaagaaaataaaacaacaacCCTGAGCAACGGTAAAAAGTGCATATCTTATACCTGTCTTTCTGCTTCAGACAGATTGCTCCACAGAAACCCAATCCTCTTACTAATTTCTTTCTCTTGCCCTTGAAATGAGGGCCTTAGCCTGGCATAATTCTCAGCAAAGAAGAAATTGTAACCACTCCTGTTCGACTTTGGTAGAGATGGATCACGTAATGCCGATTTTGATTTCTTTCGCGAACTAGGCATGCCTTCAGCATAAGAACTCTGAGACACATTGTCAGGAACATGATACAGGATACCTTTCACCTGTTCAGAACCCAGGCTCACTGTAACTATATACCCACCATCAAATTTCCCATCAATTGTTCCAGGCACCACAGAACCAGGTGTTGGTACTGGACTAACTGCATTTAGGTTCCCATCAATTGTTCCAGGCACCACAGAACCAGGTGTCTGTGCTGGACTAACTGCATATTAGAAAGCAAATCCTTATCAAAGATATACATGAAAAGCATATCCAGTTACCCACATAGATTAGAAGGACACAAGCTAAAAAGTAATGTCAAGTGAAAACTCAAGAAACAAATTGTCTATGAAGGGTATTCCAAAAAACAAAAGCACATATTTACTATGATTATGTCGCCGGATAAAGAACTTCGGCATCGGTGCAGTAAGAGTCTTAGCTGGTGCAGCAGAGGCAGCCGCTGCTGGATGAGGAGCAGAGGTTGTAAACGTGAAGGGAGTGAAGAATGAGGCTCGGCCACACACAAAAATAGGGTTTTAGACCAAATAGGTCGTGATTTTAAAACAGGTCTGGGCCCATTTGATGTGCTGCTCGTAATCGCAAAATCAGCGATTAACCCAGAATGCAACTATTTAATCGTGATTTTGACTACTATGCTTGTACTAGTAGTCTAGTAGTAGAATATTAGCCTAAATATGTAGCATTAGGTTAGGCCATAATATAACTTCTAAATGAGACTCAATAAACTTTGTGATTCGGTTTTTCCAAATTTGGGGCATTTGGAATGGAAGGGACCATTTGCCACATGGAGAAAGTGAGCAGGTTAAAAGCCAAAACTGAAGCCATAGAGGGTTATTTGGTAAAGGGCCAATAATTAAGGGTCATTTGCATAACAGAAACACATCAAGACaattaaagaaaaaatgaagaatCATTTGGAAGTCTCTTCGACCTCTGCTATAATTATAAGAAACTAAAGATACTGCTTTTATGTGAAAACAAATATAGATACAAATGAATATGTGAAGCCTTAAAGgaataatcaaatctaaatgcTCCATTGACTTACCCTGAACAGGTATATCATTCACAGCAGCACCTTCCCTAATGGGTGTGGAGCTATTGGCAAGGCTCCTATTGCCAGGGTCTGGATAAATGGAATTACTGATTGGTCAAAGATTAAAAAAGCACAACATAATTGCGGGTGGGAAAAGGGGGCCGGGGGGGAATATTCATCTTTTCTTACCAGGTGTTGAGGAAGGAGGGACTTGCTTCCGAAAATAATATACTTGCTCAAAGTGATAAAGCAACGATAAATAGTACCTGCGCACCATAAATGATGCGCTGGTTATGGTATCTCGGAACTTAAAAGCCAGAATCACTTCCTTCCATTTACGATCGTCAAGTACCTATGTTAATTTAAGAGCAAACTTAGGATAAGTCATTTAGAAAAGTTTTTTTAAAGAGAGAAATCAATCTACAAAAATTTCAACATCACCGAACTTCATCATAGCTAGATTTCAAACTCAATCTCTACAATCAGCATCAAATCTGCTGAAAGGACATACTTCCATTACCTTAGCTCCTAACTCAAGTTAAATGAATACATATCATGAAAGAgatgaaaaaaggaaaaagaaaagaaaacatataTGTTTCATCACACAAGGTGACTGATTTTCAAAAATTAGTAGAGATATACAACCAATTATGGTGTCATTTGATCTATGTAACATATCCCACCTAGTGAGAAAAGGGATTGGTTGTTGCTGTAGTAGCAGAGAAATACACAATGCATACCTTTTCAAGACCACCACGAGATGTTACTTCTATAAAAAGGCGATATAGATCTAGCGGCTTTCCTCCTATAGTAGGAACCCTACACAAACAAAAAGGGAAAAGTAGACAATTTTAACTCTAAATTTTCTTAATCATCTACTCTGTATACTGTTGTAAATGCGAAAAGAATTAAAagcaaaaataaagaaaacaagGATTTACGAGTTTTAGCCAATTAACGCCTACATCATTGGGAGCGGCTATATTTCTTGTTATAACCAAGTGCAGATTTACATAGGGTATTTATATAACCATAAGCACATCACTCCAATACAAGGAGTAAAACCCCCAAAATCTCCCATCTGCCGTACCTCAACCTATCTAATCGTCCACACCACCAACATTGATAAAGCCTCAAAAGGAATTTTTACCTCCGCTCCACTCCGCTAAATAATATGACCCTCATAAAACACACACCCCGCCCCATAAACACCTAAAATCAAATAGGTAAGAGAAAAGAATAGGTACACCATAAAATCAATAAGGAAGAATCAAACTCAATAAAACTAACTGATCTTAAAAGTAAAACAAAATCAACCATAAAATTCTCAATGGCCTTCATTTAAAATGGCACCCTAGTCCTTCAGTACTGCTTCACTCAAGCGAAGTTTTAAGAGCACAGTAAAAGTGACACTCCATACAAGGCAAatccatcttccatttcattcccctCATTAAATTACCACAAAGAAAGCTTAGCATTAATAAATATACATCAATTTCTCTCCCTAGCTGCAGCTAAATGATAACTGGGCACGAGGGAAAACCCAAAAAGCACACAACTTTAATCTCAAACAATGGAAATTAACAAAACCCACAACCGCAAAAACAAGAATTAGCAACAAAAACGAAAAGGGCACTTGTTGAATCAAGAAAAACAGACCCACTTACTTAAATTTGGTGCCGAATGATTTGTGAAAAGATTGAAGGTTCTCCCAGAAGAGATTGGCATCACGAGTGAGGTCCTGGTAGAGAGCGGTTGGCGGAGGGTAAGGGTTGGCATTTCCGTTTCCAACATTCTGAAGctgatgatgttgatgttgttgttgttgttgttgctgcgtTCCTGAGTCACTTGTTGTTGTCATGTTAATTTCTTGCTTTTCTATTCCTAAATCTTAATCTATGCTATGCTATGCTTTCACACCTCCAAAAAATTACATTACATAGGTTATActaaaactaaaactaaaacCTTAGGTTATAAACAATATTGATATACCGCATCTCATCTACATTCAGAATGAAGTGATATGTTTGTTTCATGTAATCAAAATAGAAAGTGATATAggttaataaaatatttatttggcATGAAGATTATCAATAAAGTTTACAAAATGGGTAATTCAATTATATTCtttctaattttaaaataaatttattcaaataaaatattttttaagtttaATTGTGATGCACAACCACCGGTGTAAAACAATTTTACATTGAGTTACCAATAATAATCATATTGTGTCAGGAATTGTTATTAGAACTCTTATTAGAACTCTCTCCTTCAAACTATTCTTACCCCCTTTATGCTAAGAAAAGTCTAAAATACCATTTTTAAATAACTTCTCCAAACCTCCCACCACCCCACTTTCTTCCATTTCAAATTTTCCCTCTAAACCTCCCACCACCCCATATCCCATTTTCATTTACAACTTTCTTTTCACCAACTTCATCTTCCTTTCCTTTCCAAatcaccatcttcatcttcctcttcatctttAACGGCACTACCAGCTCCAACCGCCACCCGCCTTCGGGATCTTCGTCGCCCGCCGCTGCTACCATCGCCAAGTCTCTCGCGTGCCGCCCCAGCCACCGTCGCCACCTTTTTCCCCGTCGCGATCTGGTTAGTTTTCGGGGACCCGATCTCTGTAACGATTCGCACTTTAAAAGTGTGTTAGGCATACACTTTTAAAGTGTGATTCATACGCACACACTTTAAAATTGTGATACATAGGCACTTTACAGTGCGATTCAGACGCACTTTGAAGTGCGTATCGCACTGTAAAGTGCGTCCACTGAGCAATTCCATTTTTGTTTACTCACTCTTATGTAAATCATTTCATTATTGGTACAGATATGGCAAGAACTAATAATTCTAACCAGCCACTTCAAGTCCTTGTGAGCAGATGTCATCCCACTATGTCTGACCATAAAAGGCGTGAAGAAGCTCGTGCTGTCGTGCATCTCGTGCAACCCCAGAGCCTGAACCTGAAGATGTCCCTCCCATTGTAAATCAGCCTCATGAGAATGATGATATGCGTGATGCCAGAGTTGATGAGGAGCATGAGGAGGAAGGTTCTGGtgatgaggaggaggaagatgataATGAGGGTGGGcaggatgaggatgaggatgtgCAAGTGGAGGATGAGGAGGAACTATACTTTCCAGGGGGGCTTTTAAGCTGACTTTGTTGAAGATCTTCAAGAGACATGTAGCATATCAAGTTTGGAAGTCTTACAAATATCCAAATGAGACAAATCTGGGTGTCTTGAAGACTTACCATCATGGGAATGCTTTGAACGGGGAGGGGAAAGAACCAAAGTACCTCATTAAGTACGTAAAGGGAAGGGCTAAGGCGGCTGGTCTACAGAGTTTGATGACGTGCAACCTGCCCTCGGTGGATAAGGCCATGTTATCGGCGTTTCTAGAGATATGGCACTCGAAGACTTCCTCTTTTCATATGTCGTTCGGGGGGATGAACATCACACTGGACAACGTAGCTTCATTGCTACGCATCCCTGTCACGGGGAAGTTCTTTACTCTCCTAAATCTGAACCCTAAACTTAATACTCAAAAAAATACAAGTCCAATGCCCCCTAAAGGATACCATAAGGACTATTTTAATCATCATTCATTTCTTGaggtcttcttcctcttcaggtCCAGTCCTCCTCTTGTTCAGGTCTAGTCTTCCTCTTCTTTAGGTCTACATGGACTCTGTCGATTCAGAAGTTGGTGCCTGATGGGGTGGTCCGTTCGCTCATATTTATGGGATCGACTTTTTATCAGATCCCATCATAATTAGCATCTTTGCGTATTCATAATAAGTAAGGATGGTCACCCCTACATTAGCTTCGCACAAATAAATATACAATAAAGAGAAAATCTTTACATTTCATAATCACAATCGATTTCCCTCTCTAGTTGCAGCTAAAATGATAACTGGGCACGAGAGAAAACCCAAAAATCACACAACTTTAATCTCAAACAATTGAAATTAACAAAACTCACAACCGTAAAAACAAGAATCAACACAAAAACGAAAAAGGGAACTTGTTGAATCAAGAAAAACATACCCACTTACTTGAATTTGGTGTCGAATGATTTGTGAAAAGATCGAAGCTTCTCCCAAAAGAGATTGGCATCACGAGTGAGGTTCTGGTAGAGAGCGGTTGGCGGAAGGTAAGGGTTGGTGGGTGTGAGTGAGGCAGAGGCATTTCCGTTTCCAACATTCTGAAGCTGATGACGATGTTGTTGCTGCGTTCCTGAGTCACTTGTTGTTGTCATGTTAATTTCTTGATTTTCTATTCCTAAATCTTAATCTATGCTATGTTATGCTTTCACACctccaaaaaaaattacatagaTTATACTAATACTCTGTTTggtagagtagagagagatagagaagagaaagatagaagatagaagttgagtagagagaaatagatgagaaatatagtagatttagaggttgtttggtatgataaaaaaaagaagagagatagagaagaaagAATGTTACTTTTTGTGCACAATGACATTTTTAcccaaaatatataatattacaaATTGATTATAAACTtatactccatccgttcctatatataaggtCACTTTATCTAactctcttagattaagaaaagtagttataagtgataaatttgtaaaagaatttatccACTTTCCTATATTacacttagagcatctccaatgggagTGTCTCACACTAAAGAGACTCTCTCACTAGTGTCTCACACCATTGGAGAAAAACTGTTCTTCCACCATGTCTAATTTGGATGTGGTAGTGTAGACACTTCTCTCTCATGTGTCTCTCATAAATATgttcatataaaatattattatatttgctTATCATTTAATCACCTAAAGTATGTAGTTGATTGTGGGGTATACgagagaaacttttaagagttttttAGTTGGAGTAAAAAATTAGAAAGTGGTTTAGATGATGTGACACT
This portion of the Lotus japonicus ecotype B-129 chromosome 3, LjGifu_v1.2 genome encodes:
- the LOC130745550 gene encoding high mobility group B protein 10-like isoform X2 is translated as MTTTSDSGTQQQHRHQLQNVGNGNASASLTPTNPYLPPTALYQNLTRDANLFWEKLRSFHKSFDTKFKVPTIGGKPLDLYRLFIEVTSRGGLEKVLDDRKWKEVILAFKFRDTITSASFMVRRYYLSLLYHFEQVYYFRKQVPPSSTPDPGNRSLANSSTPIREGAAVNDIPVQVSPAQTPGSVVPGTIDGNLNAVSPVPTPGSVVPGTIDGKFDGGYIVTVSLGSEQVKGILYHVPDNVSQSSYAEGMPSSRKKSKSALRDPSLPKSNRSGYNFFFAENYARLRPSFQGQEKEISKRIGFLWSNLSEAERQVYQDKALRDKERYQTGMQEYKSNHPAPQ
- the LOC130745550 gene encoding high mobility group B protein 10-like isoform X1: MPLPHSHPPTLTFRQPLSTRTSLVMPISFGRSFDLFTNHSTPNSRTQQQQQQQHQHHQLQNVGNGNANPYPPPTALYQDLTRDANLFWENLQSFHKSFGTKFKVPTIGGKPLDLYRLFIEVTSRGGLEKVLDDRKWKEVILAFKFRDTITSASFMVRRYYLSLLYHFEQVYYFRKQVPPSSTPDPGNRSLANSSTPIREGAAVNDIPVQVSPAQTPGSVVPGTIDGNLNAVSPVPTPGSVVPGTIDGKFDGGYIVTVSLGSEQVKGILYHVPDNVSQSSYAEGMPSSRKKSKSALRDPSLPKSNRSGYNFFFAENYARLRPSFQGQEKEISKRIGFLWSNLSEAERQVYQDKALRDKERYQTGMQEYKSNHPAPQ